The following are encoded together in the Micromonospora lupini genome:
- a CDS encoding sodium-translocating pyrophosphatase, translating to MSETLAADGGGLSLTGSNVTYVVIAAVIALVALVFAAALTKTVLAAGKGTTNMQEISGAVQEGASAYLLRQFRTLAIFVVVAVVLLFLLPVHDTDGSVMAVKIGRSLFFIVGAVFSASIGGAGMWLATRANLRVAAAARERQGGREAAMKIAFRTGGVVGFLTVGLGLFGAALVVLVYRGDAPTVLEGFGFGAALLAMFMRVGGGIFTKAADVGADLVGKVEQGIPEDDPRNAATIADNVGDNVGDCAGMAADLFESYAVTLVAALILGRAAFGEDGLVFPLIISTVGVLVAIVGVFITRLRTSDRSGLTAINRAFYLSAVLSAVLVAIAAYAYLPATFAELEGGLDVTDRNPRLVAIGAVVIGIVLAAAIQALTGYFTETNRRPVQDIGKSSQTGAATVILAGISIGLESAVYSALLIGAGVFGAFLLGGSSITLSLFAVALAGTGLLTTVGVIVAMDTFGPISDNAQGIAEMSGDIDEHGARTLTELDAVGNTTKAITKGIAIATAVLAATALFGSYTDTLRTAYADAGVGDVGTEILNSLNVANPRNLVGLIIGAAVVFLFSGLAINAVSRSAGAVVMEVRRQFRELPGIMDRTQRPEYGKVVDICTRDAQRELMTPGLLAILAPIAVGFGLGPGALAAYLAGAIGAGTLMAVFLANSGGAWDNAKKLVEDGAYGGKGSEAHAATVIGDTVGDPFKDTAGPAINPLIKVMNLVSLLIAPAVVAYSVGDDRNVALRVGIALVATLIIVASVVFSKRKGIAMDDSDAGGNTGAGSADHRPETVNA from the coding sequence ATGTCCGAGACCTTGGCCGCCGATGGCGGCGGGCTTTCCCTTACCGGAAGCAATGTCACGTACGTCGTCATCGCCGCGGTCATCGCGCTGGTGGCGCTCGTCTTCGCGGCCGCGCTGACGAAGACGGTGCTGGCAGCCGGCAAGGGCACCACCAATATGCAGGAGATCTCGGGGGCGGTCCAGGAGGGCGCCTCGGCCTACCTGCTCCGCCAGTTCCGCACCTTGGCGATCTTCGTCGTCGTCGCCGTGGTGCTGCTCTTCCTGCTGCCGGTGCACGACACCGACGGCAGCGTGATGGCCGTGAAGATCGGCCGCTCGCTCTTCTTCATCGTGGGCGCCGTGTTCAGCGCGTCCATCGGCGGCGCCGGCATGTGGCTGGCGACCCGCGCCAACCTGCGCGTGGCAGCCGCAGCCCGGGAGCGACAGGGTGGCCGCGAGGCGGCCATGAAGATCGCCTTCCGGACCGGCGGCGTGGTCGGCTTCCTCACCGTCGGCCTCGGCCTCTTCGGCGCCGCGCTCGTCGTCCTGGTCTACCGGGGTGACGCGCCCACGGTGCTGGAGGGCTTCGGCTTCGGCGCCGCGCTGCTGGCGATGTTCATGCGTGTCGGTGGCGGCATCTTCACCAAGGCCGCCGACGTCGGCGCCGACCTGGTCGGCAAGGTCGAACAGGGCATCCCCGAGGACGACCCGCGCAACGCCGCCACCATCGCCGACAACGTGGGCGACAACGTCGGTGACTGCGCCGGCATGGCCGCCGACCTGTTCGAGTCGTACGCGGTGACGCTCGTCGCCGCGCTGATCCTCGGCCGGGCCGCCTTCGGCGAGGACGGCCTGGTCTTCCCGCTGATCATCTCCACCGTCGGTGTGCTCGTCGCCATCGTCGGCGTCTTCATCACCCGGCTGCGCACGTCCGACCGCAGCGGCCTGACCGCCATCAACAGGGCCTTCTACCTCTCCGCCGTGCTCTCCGCGGTGCTGGTGGCGATCGCCGCGTACGCGTACCTGCCGGCGACCTTCGCCGAGCTGGAGGGCGGGCTCGACGTCACCGACCGCAACCCGCGACTGGTGGCCATCGGCGCGGTGGTGATCGGCATCGTGCTGGCCGCGGCGATCCAGGCGCTGACCGGCTACTTCACCGAGACCAACCGCCGGCCCGTGCAGGACATCGGCAAGAGCTCGCAGACCGGCGCCGCCACGGTGATCCTCGCCGGCATCAGCATCGGACTGGAGTCGGCGGTCTACTCGGCGCTGCTGATCGGCGCCGGAGTCTTCGGGGCGTTCCTGCTCGGCGGCAGCTCCATCACGCTGTCGCTGTTCGCGGTGGCACTGGCCGGCACCGGCCTGCTCACCACTGTCGGCGTCATCGTCGCCATGGACACCTTCGGCCCCATCTCGGACAACGCCCAGGGCATCGCCGAGATGTCCGGCGACATCGACGAGCACGGCGCGCGGACGCTCACCGAGCTGGACGCGGTCGGCAACACCACCAAGGCCATCACCAAGGGCATCGCGATCGCCACCGCCGTGTTGGCGGCGACCGCGCTGTTCGGCTCGTACACGGACACCCTGCGCACCGCGTACGCGGACGCCGGTGTGGGCGACGTCGGGACCGAGATCCTCAACTCGCTGAACGTGGCCAACCCACGCAACCTGGTCGGCCTGATCATCGGTGCGGCTGTCGTCTTCCTCTTCTCCGGGCTGGCCATCAACGCGGTGTCCCGCTCGGCCGGCGCCGTGGTGATGGAGGTTCGCCGGCAGTTCCGTGAGCTGCCCGGCATCATGGACCGCACCCAGCGCCCGGAGTACGGCAAGGTCGTCGACATCTGCACCCGGGACGCGCAGCGCGAGCTGATGACTCCCGGCCTGCTCGCCATCCTGGCGCCGATCGCTGTCGGCTTCGGCCTCGGGCCCGGCGCGCTGGCGGCGTACCTCGCCGGTGCGATCGGCGCCGGCACCCTGATGGCTGTCTTCCTGGCCAACTCCGGTGGCGCGTGGGACAACGCCAAGAAGCTTGTCGAGGACGGCGCGTACGGCGGCAAGGGCTCCGAGGCGCACGCCGCCACGGTCATCGGCGACACCGTCGGTGACCCGTTCAAGGACACCGCCGGCCCGGCGATCAACCCGCTGATCAAGGTGATGAACCTGGTCTCGCTGCTGATCGCGCCCGCCGTCGTGGCGTACAGCGTCGGTGACGACCGCAACGTCGCGCTGCGGGTGGGCATCGCGCTGGTCGCGACGCTGATCATCGTTGCGTCGGTGGTCTTCAGCAAGCGCAAGGGCATCGCGATGGACGACTCCGACGCCGGTGGCAACACCGGCGCGGGTAGCGCCGACCACCGGCCGGAGACGGTCAACGCCTGA
- the topA gene encoding type I DNA topoisomerase, whose product MPSKAGTTRLVIVESPAKAKTISGYLGPGYVVEASFGHVRDLPRNAADVPAKYKGESWARLGVDVDNGFHALYVVSADRRQQISKLVKLSKEVDEIFLATDEDREGEAIAWHLVETLKPKVPVKRMVFHEITKPAIQAAVANPREIDRDLVDAQEARRILDRLYGYEVSPVLWKKVMPKLSAGRVQSVATRIVVERERQRMAFRTAEYWDILATLAVANAGEGPRNFNATLVALNGDRIATGKDFEPTTGRVRAGAGVVHLDEGGARGLAARLEGRPFTVTRVEEKPYRRRPYAPFITSTLQQEAARKLRLSSQQTMRTAQRLYENGYITYMRTDSVNLSETAISAARRQIVELYGERSVPPEPRRYTGKVKNAQEAHEAIRPAGDNFRTPGEVAKELSAEEFKLYELIWRRTIASQMTDAVGSSVSVRIRAVSTSQEEADFGATGKTITDPGFLRAYVESSDDENAEAEDAERRLPTLVKDQPLTADELAAQGHHTQPPSRYTEASLVKALEELGIGRPSTYASIMQTIQDRGYVTKRGQAMIPTFLAFAVIGLMELHYPRLIDYDFTATMENELDEIAGGDHAAVDFLTAFYFGSSNGAGDQDIARSGGLKKLVTENLSAIDARSVNSIPLFTDDDGREVVVRVGRYGPYLQRELPGGEQPTPAAEGEESGPQGDRAPIPEGLAPDELTPEKVHELFLGGSGERKLGDDPATGEPIVLKSGRFGPYVSSGERKSSLLRSQTPDSLSLEEALRLLSLPRLVGVAPDGVEVFANNGRYGPYVKQGEEFRSLESEEQMFTVTLDEALALLAAPKTRGRRAAAPPLREMGVDPLTEKPLVIKDGRFGPYVTDGEFNASLRRGQTPEALSIEEASEMLADKRAKGPAPRKKAAAKKAPAKKATATKKATATKKTAAASKSTAARKTTTAKATAARKAAPAKKAAPKKAIATPAEE is encoded by the coding sequence GTGCCGAGCAAAGCTGGAACCACCCGTCTGGTCATCGTCGAGTCACCGGCGAAGGCCAAGACGATCTCGGGCTACCTCGGCCCGGGGTACGTCGTGGAGGCCAGCTTCGGTCACGTCCGCGACCTGCCGCGCAACGCCGCCGACGTGCCGGCGAAGTACAAGGGCGAGTCCTGGGCCCGGCTCGGGGTGGACGTGGACAACGGGTTCCACGCGCTCTACGTCGTCTCCGCCGACCGTCGGCAGCAGATCAGCAAGCTGGTGAAGCTGTCCAAGGAGGTCGACGAGATCTTCCTGGCCACGGATGAGGACCGCGAGGGCGAGGCCATCGCCTGGCACCTGGTGGAGACGCTCAAGCCCAAGGTGCCGGTCAAGCGGATGGTCTTCCACGAGATCACCAAGCCGGCGATCCAGGCGGCGGTGGCCAATCCTCGGGAGATCGACAGGGACCTGGTCGACGCCCAGGAGGCCCGGCGGATCCTCGACCGCCTCTACGGCTACGAGGTCTCCCCGGTGCTGTGGAAGAAGGTCATGCCGAAGCTCTCGGCCGGCCGGGTGCAGTCCGTGGCGACCCGGATCGTGGTCGAGCGGGAGCGGCAGCGGATGGCCTTCCGCACCGCCGAGTACTGGGACATCCTGGCCACCCTCGCCGTGGCGAACGCCGGTGAGGGGCCCCGCAACTTCAACGCCACCCTTGTCGCGTTGAACGGCGACCGGATCGCCACCGGCAAGGACTTCGAGCCGACCACGGGTCGGGTCCGGGCCGGCGCGGGCGTCGTGCACCTGGACGAGGGCGGCGCCCGAGGGCTCGCGGCCCGCCTGGAGGGCCGGCCGTTCACAGTCACCCGCGTCGAGGAGAAGCCCTACCGCCGTCGCCCGTACGCGCCGTTCATCACCTCGACCCTCCAGCAGGAGGCGGCCCGCAAGCTGCGCCTGTCCTCGCAGCAGACGATGCGCACCGCGCAGCGGCTCTACGAGAACGGCTACATCACCTATATGCGTACCGACTCGGTGAACCTGTCGGAGACCGCCATCTCGGCGGCCCGCCGGCAGATCGTCGAGCTGTACGGCGAGCGCAGCGTTCCTCCGGAGCCGCGCCGCTACACCGGCAAGGTGAAGAACGCGCAGGAGGCGCACGAGGCGATCCGCCCGGCGGGTGACAACTTCCGCACCCCGGGCGAGGTGGCCAAGGAGCTGTCCGCCGAGGAGTTCAAGCTCTACGAGCTGATCTGGCGGCGGACCATCGCCTCGCAGATGACCGACGCGGTCGGCTCCAGCGTGTCGGTGCGCATCCGCGCGGTCTCCACCTCGCAGGAGGAGGCCGACTTCGGCGCGACCGGCAAGACGATCACCGACCCGGGCTTCCTGCGGGCGTACGTCGAGTCCAGCGACGACGAGAACGCCGAGGCGGAGGACGCCGAGCGCCGGCTGCCCACCCTCGTCAAGGACCAGCCGCTGACCGCCGACGAGCTGGCCGCGCAGGGGCACCACACCCAGCCGCCGTCGCGCTACACCGAGGCGTCGCTGGTCAAGGCCCTGGAAGAGCTGGGCATCGGCCGCCCGTCCACCTACGCGTCGATCATGCAGACGATCCAGGACCGGGGGTACGTCACCAAGCGCGGCCAGGCGATGATCCCGACGTTCCTGGCGTTCGCGGTGATCGGGCTGATGGAGCTGCACTACCCACGCCTGATCGACTACGACTTCACCGCCACCATGGAGAACGAGCTGGACGAGATCGCCGGCGGTGACCACGCCGCCGTCGACTTCCTCACGGCGTTCTACTTCGGCAGCTCCAACGGTGCCGGTGACCAGGACATCGCCCGCTCCGGTGGGTTGAAGAAACTGGTCACCGAGAACCTCAGCGCGATCGACGCGCGCAGCGTCAACTCCATCCCGCTGTTCACCGACGACGACGGCCGCGAGGTCGTCGTCCGGGTCGGCAGGTACGGACCGTACCTCCAGCGTGAGCTGCCCGGAGGCGAGCAGCCGACTCCGGCAGCCGAGGGCGAGGAGAGCGGCCCCCAGGGCGACCGGGCGCCGATCCCCGAGGGCCTCGCCCCGGACGAGCTGACCCCGGAGAAGGTGCACGAGCTGTTCCTCGGCGGCAGCGGCGAGCGCAAGCTCGGCGACGACCCCGCCACCGGCGAGCCGATCGTGCTGAAGTCCGGCCGTTTCGGCCCGTACGTGTCAAGTGGCGAGCGGAAGTCCTCGCTGCTGCGCTCGCAGACACCTGACTCGCTCTCCCTGGAGGAGGCGCTGCGGCTGCTCAGCCTGCCCCGGCTGGTGGGCGTCGCACCCGACGGCGTCGAGGTGTTCGCCAACAACGGTCGCTACGGTCCGTACGTGAAGCAGGGCGAGGAGTTCCGCTCGCTGGAGTCCGAAGAGCAGATGTTCACTGTCACCCTGGATGAGGCGTTGGCCCTGCTGGCCGCCCCGAAGACCCGGGGCCGGCGGGCCGCCGCGCCGCCACTGCGGGAGATGGGCGTCGACCCGCTTACCGAGAAGCCGCTGGTGATCAAGGACGGGCGTTTCGGCCCGTACGTCACCGACGGCGAGTTCAACGCGTCCCTGCGGCGCGGGCAGACCCCGGAGGCGTTGAGCATCGAGGAAGCCTCGGAGATGTTGGCCGATAAGCGTGCCAAGGGCCCGGCGCCGCGTAAGAAGGCGGCGGCGAAGAAGGCGCCCGCCAAGAAGGCCACGGCCACGAAGAAGGCCACTGCCACCAAGAAGACTGCCGCCGCCAGCAAGTCCACGGCCGCGAGGAAGACCACCACCGCCAAGGCGACGGCGGCCAGGAAGGCGGCCCCGGCGAAGAAGGCGGCCCCGAAGAAGGCCATCGCCACTCCTGCCGAGGAGTGA
- a CDS encoding CapA family protein — protein sequence MFASPVPRRRVLVGAAAGALLLAVATVGIRTMDADSLSPAGATASHATPQTVATGSSTEPTRDPANRRTVRLVAAGDVLIHPAVTGQARRDSARAGGMDFAPMFAGVAPAVRGADLALCHLETPLADPAGPFAGYPSFNAPPQVLDGLRATGFDGCSTASNHTLDQGADGVARTIRALDAAGLGHTGSARSAAEAARPRIYQVGDVRVAHLAYSLNFNGLSRPPGKPWLANLIDPPKILAAAHKARAAGADIVVLSLHWGTEYQHLPDADQRAWARQLISSPDVDLILGHHAHAVQPFQRFGDKWVVFGMGNELARHEEPIDDNREGVMARATFTETTPGRWTVTRMEALPTWTDLAPALRLVDLTAALADPGTPPGLRGDYRAAYQRVLGYVRALGAGADQVVASGG from the coding sequence ATGTTCGCATCCCCTGTCCCGCGCCGCCGGGTACTCGTCGGTGCTGCGGCGGGCGCGTTGCTGCTCGCCGTGGCCACGGTCGGCATCAGGACGATGGACGCGGACAGCCTCTCGCCAGCCGGTGCCACCGCGTCGCACGCTACCCCGCAGACCGTCGCAACCGGGTCGTCCACCGAGCCGACCCGGGATCCCGCCAACCGGCGGACCGTGCGACTCGTCGCCGCGGGTGACGTCCTGATCCATCCGGCCGTGACAGGCCAGGCGCGTCGGGACAGTGCCCGTGCCGGCGGCATGGACTTCGCCCCGATGTTCGCCGGGGTCGCCCCGGCGGTCCGCGGCGCCGACCTGGCGCTGTGCCACCTCGAGACGCCACTGGCCGATCCCGCCGGCCCGTTCGCCGGCTATCCGTCGTTCAACGCGCCCCCGCAGGTGCTCGACGGGCTGCGCGCTACCGGATTCGACGGCTGCTCGACCGCCTCCAACCACACCCTCGACCAGGGCGCCGACGGGGTGGCCCGGACAATCCGGGCACTCGACGCCGCCGGGCTCGGGCACACCGGCAGCGCCCGCAGCGCCGCCGAAGCGGCCAGGCCCCGGATCTACCAGGTCGGCGACGTCCGCGTCGCCCACCTGGCGTACAGCCTGAACTTCAACGGGCTGAGCCGCCCCCCGGGCAAGCCGTGGCTGGCCAACCTGATCGATCCGCCCAAGATCCTCGCCGCCGCCCACAAGGCGCGCGCCGCCGGCGCCGACATCGTCGTGCTCAGCCTGCACTGGGGTACGGAGTATCAGCACCTGCCGGACGCCGACCAGCGGGCCTGGGCCCGGCAGTTGATCTCGTCGCCCGACGTGGACCTCATCCTGGGCCATCACGCCCACGCGGTGCAGCCGTTCCAGCGCTTCGGCGACAAGTGGGTGGTCTTCGGCATGGGCAACGAACTGGCCCGGCACGAGGAGCCGATCGACGACAACCGCGAGGGTGTGATGGCCCGGGCGACCTTCACCGAGACCACCCCGGGGCGCTGGACGGTGACCCGGATGGAGGCGCTGCCGACCTGGACCGACCTGGCACCGGCTCTCCGGCTGGTTGACCTGACGGCAGCGCTTGCCGACCCGGGCACCCCGCCAGGTCTGCGGGGCGACTACCGGGCGGCGTACCAGCGGGTGCTCGGCTACGTCCGGGCCCTGGGCGCCGGCGCGGACCAGGTGGTGGCGTCGGGCGGTTGA
- a CDS encoding D-arabinono-1,4-lactone oxidase, giving the protein MVGTAPLTARWSNWAGNQRGSASAILRPGSPSDVAEAVRVAAAAGGRIRVAGSGHSFTAVALADDRRMELSELDTGVSVDVARRLVTVPAGMTLHTLNGLLARHGLALPNLGDIDAQTVAGAISTGTHGTGAGYGCLSTFVEALTLVTGTGEVLRCSADDHPDVFAAARVSLGALGVLVEVTLRCVDAFVLRAHERPAELADVLGELPALIGRHDHVEFYWFPYTSRVQVKANDRVPANDRPLPRWRGWLDDDFLSNTVFAGACRLGRAVPALAPGISAVSARALTERQYTGRSDRVFCTPRRVRFVEMEYGLPREALPEALTALRRIVDGLPFKVLFPVEVRFTAADDIWLSHGYGRDNAYVAVHQYVGMPYEPYFQAFEKVAAELGGRPHWGKLHYRDAASLATAYPRFADFQAVRDRLDPNRVFTNPHLTHVLGV; this is encoded by the coding sequence ATGGTCGGCACCGCACCGCTCACCGCCCGTTGGTCCAACTGGGCCGGCAACCAGCGTGGCAGCGCCAGCGCGATCCTGCGCCCCGGCTCGCCGAGTGACGTCGCCGAAGCCGTCCGGGTGGCCGCCGCCGCCGGAGGCCGGATCCGCGTCGCCGGCAGCGGCCACTCCTTCACCGCTGTCGCCCTGGCCGACGACCGGCGGATGGAGCTGTCCGAGCTGGACACCGGCGTCAGCGTCGACGTCGCGCGTCGACTCGTCACCGTACCGGCGGGGATGACCCTGCACACGCTCAACGGGCTGCTCGCCCGGCACGGCCTCGCACTGCCCAACCTCGGTGACATCGACGCGCAGACCGTCGCCGGCGCGATCTCCACCGGCACCCACGGCACCGGCGCCGGCTACGGCTGCCTGTCCACCTTCGTCGAGGCCCTCACCCTGGTCACCGGCACCGGCGAGGTGCTGCGCTGCTCCGCCGACGACCACCCCGACGTCTTCGCCGCCGCCCGGGTCTCGCTCGGCGCGCTCGGCGTCCTGGTCGAGGTGACCCTGCGCTGCGTGGACGCCTTCGTCCTCCGTGCCCACGAACGGCCCGCCGAACTGGCCGACGTGCTCGGCGAACTGCCCGCGCTCATCGGCCGGCACGACCACGTCGAGTTCTACTGGTTCCCGTACACGTCCCGGGTCCAGGTCAAGGCCAACGACCGGGTGCCCGCCAACGACAGGCCACTGCCCCGCTGGCGCGGCTGGCTGGACGACGACTTCCTGTCCAACACCGTCTTCGCCGGCGCCTGCCGCCTCGGCCGGGCCGTGCCGGCGCTGGCTCCCGGCATCAGCGCCGTCTCCGCCCGCGCGCTCACCGAACGGCAGTACACCGGCCGCTCCGACCGGGTGTTCTGCACCCCGCGCCGGGTCCGCTTCGTGGAGATGGAGTACGGCCTGCCCCGGGAGGCGCTGCCCGAGGCGCTCACCGCGCTGCGACGGATCGTGGACGGGCTGCCGTTCAAGGTCCTGTTCCCGGTCGAGGTGCGCTTCACCGCCGCCGACGACATCTGGCTGTCGCACGGCTACGGCCGGGACAACGCGTACGTGGCCGTGCACCAGTACGTCGGCATGCCGTACGAGCCGTACTTCCAGGCCTTCGAGAAGGTGGCCGCCGAGCTGGGCGGTCGTCCGCACTGGGGCAAGCTGCACTACCGCGACGCCGCGTCACTCGCGACGGCGTACCCCCGCTTCGCCGACTTCCAGGCGGTCCGCGACCGGCTGGACCCGAACCGGGTCTTCACCAACCCTCACCTGACCCACGTCCTCGGGGTCTGA
- a CDS encoding TetR/AcrR family transcriptional regulator has protein sequence MLDACAELVDEVGYEGLTTTLLAERAEVAIGSVYQFFPDKRAIVQALTLRTMESYLQRLDERFASDEMTHWWDGVDAGIDEYITMHRTVPGFRTLHFGDVVDLHLLDEQRDNNGVIADQLARVLVERFGLTDVPKLRFVLEIAVEAADALIKLAFRRKSDGDERVLLEAKALIREYLHRQVDGRDSDHSAAEQQAEAVQHA, from the coding sequence ATGTTGGATGCCTGCGCCGAACTCGTCGACGAGGTGGGGTACGAGGGTCTGACCACGACCCTGCTCGCCGAGCGGGCCGAAGTGGCGATCGGGTCGGTCTATCAGTTCTTCCCGGACAAGCGGGCGATCGTGCAGGCGTTGACCCTGCGCACGATGGAGTCCTACCTGCAGCGGCTCGACGAGCGCTTCGCCTCCGACGAGATGACCCACTGGTGGGACGGCGTCGACGCGGGCATCGACGAGTACATCACGATGCACCGCACCGTCCCCGGCTTCCGTACCCTGCACTTCGGCGACGTGGTCGACCTGCACCTGCTCGACGAGCAGCGGGACAACAACGGCGTGATCGCCGACCAGTTGGCGCGGGTGCTCGTCGAGCGCTTCGGGCTCACCGACGTACCGAAGCTGCGCTTCGTCCTGGAGATCGCGGTGGAGGCCGCCGACGCGTTGATCAAGCTCGCGTTCCGGCGGAAGTCCGACGGCGACGAGCGGGTGCTGCTCGAGGCGAAGGCGCTGATCCGGGAGTACCTGCACCGCCAGGTCGACGGGCGCGACAGCGACCACTCCGCCGCCGAGCAGCAGGCCGAGGCCGTCCAGCACGCCTGA
- a CDS encoding amino acid deaminase/aldolase yields MAIESDKLRDRLDRATAHLDPPYAVVDLTAFDANSAALADRAAGKPVRLASKSVRSRELIGRALARPGWQGVMAFTVPEAIWLVRAGLSDDVLVAYPSADRAALTELAADPTLAAAITLMIDGTGQLDFIDAVRAPGQRAELRLCLDLDASWRPLRGVHVGVRRSPVHSARAAGALAAAVAGRAGFRLVGLMSYEAQIAGLGDAPPGRTLLAGAIRLAQRGSYRELLARRGAAVAAVREHADLEFVNGGGTGSVAATSADPAVTEVTAGSGLYGPTLFDAYRAWRPTPAAFFACSVVRRPTPELATVLGGGWIASGQAADSRLPRPWLPAGLKLVGTEGAGEVQTPLSGAAAATLRVGDRVWFRHAKAGELCERVNELHLVEGDAIVATVPTYRGEGHAFL; encoded by the coding sequence GTGGCCATCGAAAGCGACAAACTGCGCGACCGCCTGGACCGGGCGACCGCCCATCTCGACCCCCCGTACGCGGTGGTGGATCTCACCGCCTTCGACGCCAACTCGGCGGCCCTGGCCGACCGCGCCGCCGGCAAACCGGTCCGGCTGGCCAGCAAGTCGGTGCGCAGCCGGGAGCTGATCGGCCGGGCGCTCGCCCGACCCGGCTGGCAGGGCGTGATGGCGTTCACGGTCCCCGAGGCGATCTGGCTGGTCCGGGCCGGCCTGAGCGACGACGTGCTCGTCGCGTACCCGAGCGCCGACCGGGCCGCGCTCACCGAACTGGCCGCCGACCCGACGCTCGCCGCCGCCATCACCCTGATGATCGACGGCACCGGGCAACTGGACTTCATCGACGCCGTCCGAGCCCCGGGGCAGCGCGCCGAGCTGCGGCTCTGTCTGGACCTGGACGCCTCCTGGCGACCACTGCGCGGGGTGCACGTCGGCGTCCGCCGCTCGCCTGTGCACAGCGCCCGGGCGGCCGGCGCGCTCGCCGCCGCCGTCGCCGGCCGCGCCGGCTTCCGGCTGGTCGGGCTCATGTCGTACGAGGCGCAGATCGCCGGCCTGGGCGACGCGCCGCCGGGGCGGACGCTGCTGGCCGGCGCGATCCGGCTGGCCCAGCGCGGGTCGTACCGCGAGTTGCTGGCCCGCCGGGGCGCGGCGGTGGCGGCGGTACGCGAACACGCCGACCTGGAGTTCGTCAACGGCGGCGGCACCGGCAGCGTGGCCGCGACAAGCGCCGATCCCGCGGTCACCGAGGTCACCGCGGGATCGGGCCTGTACGGGCCGACGTTGTTCGACGCGTACCGCGCCTGGCGCCCCACCCCGGCGGCGTTCTTCGCCTGCTCGGTGGTCCGCCGGCCGACGCCGGAGCTGGCGACTGTGCTCGGCGGCGGTTGGATCGCCTCCGGCCAGGCCGCCGACAGCCGGCTGCCTCGACCGTGGCTGCCGGCCGGCCTGAAGCTCGTCGGCACCGAGGGCGCCGGTGAGGTGCAGACCCCGCTCTCCGGCGCGGCGGCGGCCACCCTGCGCGTCGGCGACCGGGTGTGGTTCCGACACGCCAAGGCCGGTGAGCTGTGCGAACGGGTCAACGAGCTGCACCTGGTCGAGGGGGACGCGATCGTGGCGACAGTGCCCACCTACCGGGGCGAGGGCCACGCGTTCCTCTGA